From the genome of Streptomyces ficellus:
CGCCGCCTTCCTGGAACGGCGGGCGCCGCGCTTCACCTACGGCGCCTGACGGGACGTCCGCCCGCCACCCCGCCACGGGTCAGGAGGCCTGCCCCATCTCGGCGCGCCAGAACGCGACGACCTCGGCCGGGGCCTTCTCCGGGGAACCCGCGTCGTACGGCGGCTGGGGGTCGTACTCGGTCAGCAGCTGGACGGTCTGGGCGTGCCGGTCGCCCGCGATCCGGCCGACGAGGTGCAGCCCCATGTCGATGCCGGAGGAGACGCCGGCCGCGGTGACGTACTTGCCGTCGAAGACGACCCGCTCCCCCGTCGCCTCGGCGCCGTACGTCTTGAGCAGGTCCAGGGCGAGCCAGTGGCTGGTGGCGCGGCGGCCCCGGAGGAGCCCGGCGGCGCCCAGGATCAGCGAGCCGGTGCACACCGAGGTGGTCCACGTGCTGGTGGCGTCGGCCGTGCGGAGCCAGTCGAGGGTCTCCTCGTCGCGGGTGACCGGATCCCAGTCGCCGGTGCCGGGGACCACGACGATGTCGGGGCGGGGCACCTCGGCGAAGGTGCGGTCGGCGACCAGGGCGAGGTTGCCCATGTCATTGCGGACGGGTCCGGCCTCCTTGGCGACGAACACGGTCTCGGCGTCGGGCAGGCGGCTGATGATCTCGAAGGGGCCGACGGCGTCGAGGGCGGTGAAGCCGGGGTAGAGCAGGACGGCGATCTGCATGGGTGTCGTTTCCTTCGTGTGTGGGTTGATGGGTGGTGTCAGTGGGGTGGTGTCAGTGGGGTGGGGCGTGGAACCGGCGCCGGTACTCGGCGGGCGGGGTCCCCAGGGTCTTGACGAAGGCGCGGCGCATCGCTTCGGACGTGCCGTAGCCGGACGCGCGGGCGACTTCGTGGACGCCGCCGCCGGTGTCCTCCAGGAGGCGGCGGGCGTGCTCCAGCCGGACGCGCTCGACGTACCGGCCGGGTGTCGTGCCCGTCTCCGCCTGGAAGGCGCGGGCGAAGTGGCGCGGTGACAGGGTGGCGCGGGCGGCCAGGGTCTCGACGGACAGGTCGGCGGACGGGTGCTCGCTGATGAACCGCTGGACCTCGCGCAGCGGCTCCCGGCGCGCGGTCTGGGCGGCCAGCTGGGCGCTGAACTGCGCCTGGTTGCCGGGGCGGCGGAGGAAGACCACCAGGTGGCGGGCGATGGTGAGCGCCGCGTCACGGCCGAGGTCCTCCTCGACCAGGGCGAGGGCCAGGTCGATGCCCGCGGTGACCCCGGCGGAGGTGGCGAGGTGGCCGTCACGGACGAAGATCGGGTCGGGGTCCACCTCCACCCCCGGGTGGCGGCGGGCCAGCTGGTCGCAGAACGCCCAGTGCGTGGTGGCGCGGCGGCCGTCCAGCAGACCGGCCTCGGCGAGGAGCAGGGCGCCGGTGCAGACCGAGACCAGGCGGCGGGCGCGCGGGGCGTGCTCGCGCAGCCAGTCGACCAGGCGCGGGTCGGGCTCCAGGCTGCCCTCGCCGCCCGGCACCAGGAGGGTGTGCGGGGGCGCGGCGTCGGCGAGCGAG
Proteins encoded in this window:
- a CDS encoding DJ-1/PfpI family protein; the encoded protein is MQIAVLLYPGFTALDAVGPFEIISRLPDAETVFVAKEAGPVRNDMGNLALVADRTFAEVPRPDIVVVPGTGDWDPVTRDEETLDWLRTADATSTWTTSVCTGSLILGAAGLLRGRRATSHWLALDLLKTYGAEATGERVVFDGKYVTAAGVSSGIDMGLHLVGRIAGDRHAQTVQLLTEYDPQPPYDAGSPEKAPAEVVAFWRAEMGQAS
- a CDS encoding GlxA family transcriptional regulator — its product is MTQRPVLVVLFDGVQSLDVTGPVEVFAGASHFAADAYPIRTASLDGAPVRTQSGLRLAADTSLADAAPPHTLLVPGGEGSLEPDPRLVDWLREHAPRARRLVSVCTGALLLAEAGLLDGRRATTHWAFCDQLARRHPGVEVDPDPIFVRDGHLATSAGVTAGIDLALALVEEDLGRDAALTIARHLVVFLRRPGNQAQFSAQLAAQTARREPLREVQRFISEHPSADLSVETLAARATLSPRHFARAFQAETGTTPGRYVERVRLEHARRLLEDTGGGVHEVARASGYGTSEAMRRAFVKTLGTPPAEYRRRFHAPPH